In a genomic window of Gambusia affinis linkage group LG04, SWU_Gaff_1.0, whole genome shotgun sequence:
- the mnd1 gene encoding meiotic nuclear division protein 1 homolog — translation MSKKKGLSLEEKRTRMMEIFFESKDVFQLKDIEKIAPKSKGIAPMTVKEVLQSLVDDNMVDCERIGTSNYYWAFPSKALHACKHKLDELQKQASDAKQRKVSIEKTVEKAKVGREGTKERSSLLKQLQSLREERMKLQAELEKYRECDPDVIKAMRKSNVVAKEAVSRWTDNVFAIKSWTKKKFSFDDSRINKAFGIPEDFDYMD, via the exons ATG TCAAAAAAGAAAGGACTCAGTTTGGAAGAGAAGAGAACTCGCATGATGGAGATTTTCTTTGAATCA aaggaCGTGTTTCAGCTTAAAGACATTGAGAAGATTGCTCCCAAGTCAAAGGGCATTG CTCCAATGACGGTGAAGGAAGTGCTACAGAGCCTGGTGGATGACAACATGGTGGACTGCGAACGAATTGGCACCTCCAATTACTACTGGGCTTTTCCCAGTAAGGCCTTACATGCTTGCAAGCACAAgctggatgagctgcagaaacag gCTTCTGATGCAAAGCAGCGAAAAGTTTCTATAGAGAAAACAGTGGAAAAGGCAAAAGTGGGACGAGAAGGAACG aaAGAAAGAAGCTCTCTGCTGAAGCAGCTGCAGTCTCTGAGGGAAGAGCGAATGAAGCTGCAAGCCGAGCTGGAGAAATACCGCGAGTGTGACCCCGACGTCATCAAAGCGATGA GAAAGTCAAATGTTGTAGCAAAAGAAGCTGTCTCCAGGTGGACAG ACAATGTTTTTGCTATCAAGTCTTGGACAAAAAAGAAGTTTTCTTTTGACGACAGCCGCATCAACAAGGCTTTTGGCATCCCTGAGGACTTTGACTACATGGACTGA